The window GCAATGGGCACCGTCAGGACGCCGTTGTGGAACTGGCTCGCCAGCGTCGCGCCGTCGAGGGTATTCGCGCCGTTCGGACCATAGAAGCCCGAGTACATCATGAACTGACCATTCGTGGCGTTGACGGGGGGAAGCGAAGCGACAGCCGCAGCCGCACTGGCGCCGGCCTGGATGCCCTTGGAACCGTTGGCGGTCCACAGGAAACCGCTCGTGCCGACGGCACCGAGTGGTCCAAGCTGGAAGGCCGGGTCCGTAATCGTGCCTGCGTCAGCCGCGGCGTCAGTCGCCCCACTCAACGTGGCGGTGCCGCTGTTGTACCACCAGCTATCGGCGTACAGGGCCGTTTGCTGGACAGCGCTCAGGTCACCTTGGGTGGCGGCCGCGCCGTTGTTTTGCACGACGGTGTCGACGATGCCGGTCTGAATCGTCTGCGCGTCGATTTTATTGGTAGCGCCGTTGGCGCCATTGATCGGGCCAGTAGCACCGCCGGCAAAGGTCAAATCTTGCACCAGCAGCACGGGGTTCGTGCCTGCGCCAACCAGGTCGGACTGATTGACCTGAATGCCGAAGGTCACGGCCTGCTCGCCGACAGGAATGGCGCTATTCGTCGCATGGGTCGCGACGCTGATGACGGTCAACTGAACCGCTTGGGCAGAAGCGACCATTGCCAGTGCGATGGCCACCGCAAAGAGGGATCGAAATTTCACTGTGTGCTCTCCTAGATGATGCGCAAGCTTAGAGACAGGCTCTTAGCGACTGACAGGTAAATGCAAACGTAAACTTTGACACGTGGTCTTGGCCGAGAATGCTCAGGGCGTCGACCGTCTCTCGAACGAGATTGTCATTCAAAGTTTCGCTTGCATTAGCACCTTTCTTTCGCTACCGAGCCTCATCCAACCTGCGCATCAGCCGCCACCGATTGACGGCCGATCTAGGTCACACACGCACTCCGATCACGAAAATTTGCCCCACAAAATAAAACTTTACACTATCCTGCGACGGATTGCAAGCAATATTCCGCCAATTCCTAGCAAGATCCAAGTCCCTGGTTCCGGCACCGCGGCGGCATTGGCACTGGCGCTACCCGACGGCGGCGGCGTCGAGCCGAGCCAATTGCTGGAAATCAGAGCCAAGTCCTGGCTGTTGACGATACCGTCGCCATTCACGTCGCCCGAAAGGAGGCTATTGGGATCGAGCGACGGGCTCGTGTGCGGATTATTGGGATCACTAGCCAGCCAGTTGCTGGAAACCGCCGCCAGATCCTGGCTATTGACGATTCCGTCGAAATTGGCGTCCCCCGGCGCGATCGTCGCCTGGGCGGTGAAGTGGGCGGTGAAACTTAAATCCAGAAATATGGCCGTGCCGATCTCCGGCCCGTAGGTGTGGCCGGGATTGCCTGGGTCGGGCTGGCCATTGAGGGCCCCCTGGTCACTACCCCGGGAACCAAAGGAAATGCTTGCCTGATAAGGGACCGACATCAGGTACGTGCCCCCCGGACCGCGGCTGAATTGCCCGGTCGCGCCCGCGAGGCTATTGCCGATCGTGGCCAAGCCTCCGGCGAGAGTGAAGTACAGCGACTGCGTAAAGGCCGCGTTGATATTGGCGCCATTGTCCGTCTTGACGTTCGCCGAGAAGGCCAGGGCGCCCGAGAACTTAAGGCCGGTCGCGTCGAACGCACCGGTCGCGGTCGGCGTCACGCTGTTGCCGTCGCTGTTGGCATAACCGGCCGTATTGGTCAGCACCGCGACGCCGGCATCTCCCGTACCGTTCGGGCCACGGCCGACATCAAGCGGCCCGCCCCCGGGCGTCGGACTCAAAACGGTTCCGTACGTTGCCTGCTGTGCCGGCGTGCCCGTGGCAAAGATGTTTGCTCCCGCGGCGCCGGCGAAGGTGAGCCCCACTTGTGCCGGCGTGGCGGCCGAGTAAATGCCGGTAATCGCCGTTCCATTGGCGTTCGGATAGTAATTGCCGCTTTGGGTAAATTGCGTCGTGGGGTGGAAATTGGCAAGGGTCGTTACCGTCGGTTCTGCGCCGAAATTCAGCGACTGAAGAAAGTTATTGCCGACCGTCGTAAACGTTCCCGAGGAAGAGGTCTGGGCCGAATTGGTGAAGCCCTGGTTGGTGTAGGGGCCCCAATTCGGGTCCTGGTTGATGTTGCTGAACTGGCTCAGCGCCTGGGGGACGCCGTCATACCTCTGAATCCACTCGGGCTGACCGGCAAGAGGACCATTCTGGTAATCGACTTCGCTCCCCAACGTTCCATCGGTGTAGTTGAAGACCACGTCGCCGATCGAGCCGGAAAAGACGACCGAACTTTGCGAAGGCTGAATCACCCACCCAATATCGGCACGCGCCGACGAAGCCAGCAAGCCCACGATAACTGCAACTGGTGCAAAACCTCGCTTCAACAGAAGTCGTTTGGTCATCCTAGCCTGCCTTTAAAAATTGGCGGAACGTGTGCGATGCCATGGGATGAGCGCGCCCGAACGCGACCTATGCGCGGCGCAATTCTCCAATTCCCTAGATGCTAACTTGCCCCTAAAACCGTCGCAACATAATTTTGCGCAAATTCCGTTTTATTCGCGATCGCCCCACAAGACCACGCCTGAATTCTCAGGAGGCCGCCCCAAAACGGACCGCGGGCCACAAATAGGGCCCGGCGGCCCCGCAAAAAACACGGCCCGTGGCCGCAGGAAAATACGGCCGGTAGCCGCAAAAAAACACCGCCGGTAGCCGCAAAAAAACACGGCCGGTGGCCGCAAAAAAACACGGCCCGCGGCCGCAAAAAAAAACACGGCCTCTTGCATTTTCGAGAATGCAAAAGGCCGTGCGTGGCTGAAGTCGAATTCCGGATGCGGTCGATGCCCGCCCGGCAATCTCCGATCGATTACTTGTCGCCGGCTTTCTTGGCGGTGAAGTCCAAGGTTCCGGTCTGACCGCTGAGGTCATAGTCGACCTGTCCCTTGATCGTGCCGCCGTCGACTTTGCCCTTGAATTTGGCAACCAGAGCGGATCCTTCGAAGTCGACGTTGATCGTGAACGAAACCTCGTTGCCCGAGATCTTTCCGTCTTCGATCTTCACTTCCTTGCCGTCCGGGGTCTGGGCCACGCCCTTGAGCTTATCCCCCTCGACCTCGACCTTAACGCTGGATTTCAGGGTCTGGCCGTCGTCGGTCATCACCTCGACATCCCATTTGCCAGCCAGGCTCGAGTCGCCGGCCGGACGCCTGGCAATGACGTCCAGAGTGCCCGTCTGACCCCCCAGGTCATAGTCCACGGTACCCTTGGCACCGCCGTTGTCGGGTTTGAGCTTGAACTTGGCGACCAGTTCGCTCCCCTGGAAGTCGACCGTGACCTTGATCGACAATTCGTCGTCCTTTACCGAGGCTTCTTGAATCTTGACCTCGGTGCCGTCGACACCGACGAACGTACCGCCGAGTTTATCGCCGTCTTTCTTGAGGTTGACGGTTGCCTTGAGCGTCTGGCCATCGTCGGTCTGGATATCCAGATTCCAGCTTCCTTCGTCGATTTTGCCGCCGCCCGCCGCAGCCCGTCCCCCGGTCACGTCGAGCGTGCCGGTCTGGCCCCCCAGGTCATAATCGACGGTTCCTTTCAGGTTCGAACCCTCTTGCTTGAGGGCGAACTTGGCGACCAACTCCGTCCCTTGGAAGTCGAGCGTGACTTTGAAGTTCAGGTCGTCCCCCTTAACGGAGACGTCGTCGGCCTTGACCTCCGTGCCGTCCATGCCGACGAAGATGCCCTTCAGCTTGTCGCCGTCCTTGGTTAGTTTCAGCACCGAGGCCAGCGTCTGGCCATCATCGGTCATGACCTTCAGATTCCAGTCGCCTACCGCCTTGGCGGCGTCGTCAGCCTGCGCGACCGCCCCCCAGGCGCCCACGGCCAACGCAATCGCCCCGAACACAAGCCCGCGGGCCACAAACCGTTTCATAATCCAACCTCCACGAGAAGAGAGAGTACAAGGACCCAACAATTCGGCATCCAGCGGGCCGAGTACCAGCCGGGCGAACAGCGCCGAACTAGCAATCTACCTGAGAAAAGCCCCGAAAAGTTTCAAGAATCCCTACAATAACAACGTCAGCGGGCCTCCACAAACAGTTTTTGGGGCCGACCGCCCGGGGGCTCCCCCGTCGACATTCGCCCACCCCAGGTCCGTTCTTCACGATCGCATTCTTTCGCATGAGCGAGCTCGTACTTGGCATCGATCTCGGCACGGGGGGCGCGCGTGCCATGGTGGTCGCCTCGAATGGCCGCCTTGTGGCGAAAGTGGCGGCCGATCGCGACGCGGCAGTGAAATCAGCATTCCAGGGCCACGAGCAAATACCCCACATCTGGTGGTTGAATGTGCTTTCCTGTCTCGCGCAGCTCACAGCCGAGCTGCCCCGCCAAGGTTTAGCGCTGCGTGACGTGCGCGGCCTGGCCGTCGATGGCACATCCGGAACCTTGGTGGCCGTCAATGCCCTCGGCGAACCGGTGCGGCACGCCTTGATGTACAACGATCCGCGGGCGACGGCCGAGGCCGACGCGCTGAACGAGTTGGCCGGCGCGTGGTGCCGCGCGGCTGGCTACCGTATCGAGTCCTCGTTTGCGATCGCAAAAGCATTGTGGATGCAAAGGCATGAAGAGGCCGCCTTTGCCGAAACGGCTCGACTCATTCATCAGTCCGATTACATCGTTGGCCAACTGACTGGCAACTTTGCCGTGACCGATTACAGCAATGCACTCAAGACCGGCTACGACCTGGCCCGGAATGCATGGCCAGATTGGATGGCTCGCCTACCTGGTGTTGCCGAACGTTTGCCGGCTGTCGTGGCGCCGGGCCGTATCCTGGGGACCGTTTCGGCGAAGGCGGCCGCCGTGACGGGCTTGCCGGTGGGGCTGGCGGTCGTCGCAGGTGCCACCGACGGTGTCGCGGCAGCGCTCGCTGCCGGGCTGCGAAACGTCGGCGATTACAACGCCACGCTCGGCACGACGTTGGTGTTCAAAGGCATGAGCACCCGGCCGACAAACGATCCGAGCGGGTTGATTTACGCGCACAAGTTGCCCGGAGAGCGCTGGCTGCCAGGCGCCGCGAGCAATTGCGGGTCGGCGTGGATTCGTGCGTGGTTTCCCGGACGGCCGGTCGAGGAGCTTGATCGCGCAGCGCGTGCGTATCTTCCCAGCCGGCTCGTGGCATACCCGCTGGTAGGTCGAGGAGAGCGTTTTCCTTTTCGATCAGCCACGGCCGAACGTTTTTGCGATCCTCGACCAGCCAGTGATGACGAGGCCTTCGCCGCGTATCTGACGGGTACGGCGCTGGTGGAACGCGCGGCGTACGAGATCCTGGATCGCGTTTGTGGAACATCGCGCGGTGATGTTTACAGTACGGGGGGCGGCAGCAAAAGCGATATCTGGATGCAATGCCGCGCCGATATCACGCGGCGCGTCATGCACCGGGTGAGCGTCCCTGAATCGGCCTTCGGAAGTGCGATTCTGGCGGCGGCAGGAACGCTCTTTTCATCGCTCGATGAGGCCACGTCTGCCATGGCGCACAGCGCGCGAACATTCGAGCCAGCGCCCCAGGCCGCGGCCGATTCCGACGATCTTTATCTGCGCTTCCGCGGCCAATTGCAGCAGCGCGGCTATCTGGCCGAGCGGGGGAAAGATCCTGGATCGGCGTAGGATTCATCGCGAAGGAGTAAGCCCGTCGAATGAACGGGATCGCAGCGGTACCCTCATGCGCGGGACGGGCGCAAAAAAAGCCCTCCCAGGAAAAATCCTGAGAGGGCTGTGATGAACGGCAGCACCGTGGGTGCGCTGGCATTTCGCGCAAGCGGTGAATTTAAGGTCCTCAGTGCCGAATTCGTCGTCGATACCAAAGTAGACTCAAGCTACCCAGCGCGAGCAATGCCCAGGTGCCCGGCTCAGGAACTGCTTGCGCCGTATTGGGATCGCCCGAGGTGCCTGGCGTACCGCCGCCGGGAATGGGCGCGAGGACGCCTGCCGGAAGAGCGGGCGTTCCGCCGAGCCAGTTGCTGGAGATCAATGCCAGGTCCTGACTGTTGACAATGCCGTCGCCGTTGACATCGCCCGAGGCCATACCAGAGGCATTCGAGACCAGCCAGTTGCTGGAAACCGCTGCCAGATCTTGGCTGTTGACGATTCCGTCGAAGTTGGCATCACCGTGGGCGATATTCGCCGTCGCGACAAGGTTGTAGTTCAGGTTGATGTTGTAATAAAAGGCGCCTGTCGTGCCCGAGCTGTCGAAGGCCGGAAGCGGGACGTGCAAGACATAGTCGCCACCGTTGGCGCGGGAGATGAAGCCATCGACGTTCGTGCCTGCCGGTGCGCTGACGGTTCCGCTCGCTGTAACCACGGGCACGGCAAGCTTGATAAAACTGAAATTAACCGAAGGCTGCAAGTCGAACTGGCCGGTAATCGCCATGTTGGCCGCATTGAAATGGCCCGTCGAGTCGACGGGCGAGGGGACCGCGGTGTGAGGGCCGGTTCCGCCCACCTGTGGCCCGGTGCCGCTGCTGATCGTTCCCCAGCCATTGTAGACGCTCACCCGGCCGCCGTCGTTTGTGTCTTGGGGATAGCCGGGAACTGGCACCAACGCCGCGCCAAGGTTCTGCGCAGCCGGGCTACCGTAATTCGGAGGCGTCGTGGGATTGACGGGGTTCGGCAACAGGTTACCGGAATTCTGCACGACGGTCTGGGCGGTCGCGAGAGTGATCTGGCTGTTATCGGGCTCGTCTCCGAAATTGAGACTGCTCAAAAAATTATTGCCGATCGACGTCAGCGTGCCGGCACTGAACGTCGACAAGCTGTTGGTGAAACCCGGAAACAACGCGACGCTGTTGTCGGTTTCCGGAGCCATGTTGTAGAGCTCGGTGATGGTATTGTTGACCGAGAGTCCGAGCTGACCCGAGATCGTCAGGGCCGAACTAGGTTGCAAGACCCAGGTGATGTCGGCCTTGGCGGCATTGGCCGCGAGCAAAGCGACTGCCAGCGACGCTGCGAATCCGCGCAGTGTTCCGAAAAGCAGTATTCTCGAACGTTGAATCATGATAATCGCCTTCCAAAAGGCCCCCAGGCACCAACTGGTACTCGTGACCGGCACCGAACCGGAAAGAAATCCCCGCCTGTCTTTACTACCAACCGAAACCAACGATGGCAAGGGATTTAGCGTTTTTTTCTGGATTTATGATTGTGCGAAAAAAGTCCACTTTTCTTCGCTCGCCGGAGACCGTGCTTTAGATTCGCGCGCTAAATGAGACGGTCCTTCCTCGCCGGAGCTGTGGGAGACATTTCGCGGCGTAAAATGATGGATGCGATTCCGGGCGGACCTGTCGTAAGAGCGCCTTTCCACCCACGTCCAGGGGGCGACCGGAGTTAGAGTCGAGGGTCAAGCTCGTGCACGATCAGGCATCACGTAACAGGCGGTCGCAAAATCGACGGGACTTCTTCCCGTCTCTGCGCGTTCTGAAAATCTTCGGCCGGAAAGCACGGCGAGCGGGCGCAGTACTCTCGCTGGTGGCCGCGGTGCTCGCGACCCACACGCAGATTTCCCACGCCGACGATTCGAAGGCGGCGCTGGCCCACATGGTCCAGGCCGACGTGATCGGCGCGGGCATCAAGAATCCGCGCGTGATCGAAGCCATGCGCGCGACGCCGCGCCAGGAATTCGTTCCGCCCGCCCAGCGCGCATGGGCCTTCGACGACATGGCGTTGCCCATCGGCGAAGGGCAGTCCATCTCGCCGCCATTTGTCGTTGCCTACATGACCGAGCAGCTCGATCCGCAGCCGACGGACCGCGTGCTCGAGATCGGCACCGGCAGCGGCTATCAGGCGGCGGTGCTTAGCCACCTCGTACGCGATGTATACACCATCGAAATCCAAGAGCCGCTCGGCAAGCGGGCAGACGCGGTGCTCAAACAATTGGGCTACCAAAACGTGCATCGCCGCGTCGGCGACGGTTACCAAGGCTGGCCCGAGGCCGCGCCTTTCGACAAGATCATCGTCACCTGCTCGCCGGAAAAAGTGCCGCAACCGCTCGTGGACCAGTTGCGCGAGGGAGGCTTGTTGATCGTGCCGGTCGGTGAGCGATTTCAACAGAATCTCTATTTGTTTCGCAAGACCAGCGGCAAGCTGGAGGGCCAGGCTCTCGAGCCGACCATGTTCGTGCCCATGACGGGCGCGGCCGAACGGCAGCGGCTGGTACAGCCCGATGGTGCGCATCCAACGCTCGTGGGCGGCAGCTTCGAGCGCCAGTCGCCCGAGACACGTGCGCCCGAGGGATGGTACTACCTCCGCCATGCACGATTGGAAGCCGACACAAGCGCGCCCGATGGCAAGCAGGTGATCACTTTCACCAATGACATTCCTGGCCGTAACGCCCGTGCCCTGCAGGCGCTGGCCATCGACGGCCGGGTCGCTTCATCCCTTGAGATTTCCCTGTGGGCGCGCGGGCGAGACGTTCATGCGGGACGCACGCCGGAGGAGCAGCCGTGCCTGGCGATCGTCTTCTTTGGCGAAGATCGAACGCCCGTTGGCCGCGGCTCGATCGGAAACTTCAGCGGCACTTTCGCCTGGCGGCAAGTATCCGATAGCGTCGCGGTGCCCCGTGCAGCGCGGATGGCCATTATCTGGATTGGCCTGCTCGGCGGAACGGGTGAACTTGCTTTCGACGCGATTACCCTGCAGAGTCATGATTTGCCTGCGTCGCTTCGGACTATCTCGAAGGCGGCCGGCGAGAAGAAATAAACGATCCGCTCGCCGCGACCAATCTCCCATTAAGCCGGGCGCGTCACCGCGCGCAATACGCGGCACGTGGCGGTAGACTTGTTCAATACATAAAAGTGAATGCCGGGCACGCCGCTGTCCAGCAGCGCCTGGACCTGTGCCGTGGCGAAGTCGACGCCCACCTCGAACTGATCGTCCGGACTGCCGTCGTGCGCCTCGAGGTCGGCGACGAAGGCCTCGGGCAGTCGCGCTCCGCACATTCCGGTGATACGCCGGATTTGCGCCAAATTCGTGACCGGCAGGACGCCGGGAACGATGGGCACGCGGATGCCGATCTTCGCGCATCGGTCGCGGAAGCGGAAGAAATCCTCGTTGTCGTAGAACAACTGCGTGATCACGATGTCGGCGCCCGCGTCGACTTTGCGCTTCAGGTTCTGCAGATCGATTTCGGGACTCGGCGCCTCCTGGTGGGTTTCAGGATAGCCCGCCACGGCGATGCCGAACGCTGGGAATTCGCCGCGCACCAGCGCCACCAACTCATTGGCATAGCGCAGACCGCCCGCAACCGGTTGAAACTCGGTCTCGCCCTTGGGGGGATCGCCGCGCAAAGCCACGATGTTCGAGACGCCGCGCTCGGCCGCTTCGCGGAGATAATCGCGGAGCGCCGGAATCGTCGACCCGACGCACGTCAAATGCGACGCCACGGGGCAGCCGAACTCGCGCCGCACGCGCTCGACCACCTCTAACGTCTTCGACTGGGTCGAGCCCAACGCCCCGTACGTGCAAGTGATATACGCCGGCTCGAACGCCACCAGGTCCACCAGGTGGCGGAACAACTCCTGTTCGCCGGCCGGAGTTTTCGGCGGAAACAACTCAAACGACAGCCCAAGCTTGCCCGGGCCGTAGGCGTCAGCGATTCGCATGCGCAAGGGTTCCTCGACAGGCGATGGCAGATGAGGCGGGCGAAACGTCGAGCACCTCCAGCGTACGCGGCTTGCCGAACCATGCTCGCCGTCCATTTTACTTGCGGCGGTTCACAGCGAAAGCGGCTCGCCGGCCAACTGCCGCTCGTGACGCGTCAGTTCATACATATCGTACAGCAACTGAATATCACAAGGACGCTGGCTGACGTTGCGGCGCGCGAACATCCGGGCTTGCGTGGCCACCATCACGTCGACCGGGGCCTCGGTCACCTGGCCGAACAGCCGGGCGTAATTGACGAAGCTCGGGACATTCGTCGTCACGAAGCCGTACAGCATGCTGCACGCCCCGATGGTCTTGCCCGTGAAAATGCCGGTGTTGATCGCCGATTTCGCGTAATCGCCGACGATGGTGCCGATGAATTGCATGCCGGTCGGCACGCGGTGGCCCCAATATTCCATGTTCACCTGCCCGTAGGTGTTTTTCAGATCGCTATTGCAGGTGCCGGCTCCGAGATTGACCCAGCTTCCCAAGTAGCTGTGGCCCAGAAAACCGTGATGCTGCTTGTTGGTGTACGGCTCGATGATCGAGCCCTCGATCTCGCCGCCGATTTTCGTCGTGTGCCCCAGGCTGACGCCGTCCTTGATCGCGGCGTGTTCAATGACTCGCGCGCCCGGTCCCAGATGGGCCGGACCGCTGAGAAAGCAGTACGGGCCGACCGTGGCATTCCGCTCCAGAACGATGGGGCCTTTACGGGTGTCGGTGACAACGTGCTGCCCTAGCGCGGCGCCCTCGGCCAGAAAGACGCCGTCGGCCACCTCGCGATATTGTGCTTCGGCAAGCCGCTCGGCCAGGCTGTCTGGCAGACTCGACAAGTGATGCCGGACGACATCGTGCGGGTAGTCGAATAGCGGGAGATTGGCCTCGACCAAAGGCAATTCCGCGCGCTGGACCAGGGTCAAGAAATCCCCGTGCGGGGCATCGGCCGGAGGCAGCGGCGTTCCACCTGGCAGCACGGCGGCGGCCAGATAGGCGCCGCAATCGACGCGGCAGGGCCGGCCCGCTTCGCTCAATGCTTTCAGTTGCTGCAAGGCACCGGTCGAAGGAACCAGGCGCGCATTGACGAGCAGAAGCGGCTTGTCGACGGCCCGCGATATTTCAGCGGCCGGGTAGTCTGCCGCATGTACCGCCCGTAGATGAGGTCTCACGCGGACCTGAACTTGTGACCCGAGTGCAAGCACGCGATCGATCAATCGAAAACTGCCGCAAGAGATTGCGAACGCGGGCCGGCCGATGGTGATCGGATACAGTTGCGTTACCTGA of the Pirellulales bacterium genome contains:
- a CDS encoding dockerin type I repeat-containing protein, whose product is MTKRLLLKRGFAPVAVIVGLLASSARADIGWVIQPSQSSVVFSGSIGDVVFNYTDGTLGSEVDYQNGPLAGQPEWIQRYDGVPQALSQFSNINQDPNWGPYTNQGFTNSAQTSSSGTFTTVGNNFLQSLNFGAEPTVTTLANFHPTTQFTQSGNYYPNANGTAITGIYSAATPAQVGLTFAGAAGANIFATGTPAQQATYGTVLSPTPGGGPLDVGRGPNGTGDAGVAVLTNTAGYANSDGNSVTPTATGAFDATGLKFSGALAFSANVKTDNGANINAAFTQSLYFTLAGGLATIGNSLAGATGQFSRGPGGTYLMSVPYQASISFGSRGSDQGALNGQPDPGNPGHTYGPEIGTAIFLDLSFTAHFTAQATIAPGDANFDGIVNSQDLAAVSSNWLASDPNNPHTSPSLDPNSLLSGDVNGDGIVNSQDLALISSNWLGSTPPPSGSASANAAAVPEPGTWILLGIGGILLAIRRRIV
- a CDS encoding dockerin type I domain-containing protein produces the protein MIQRSRILLFGTLRGFAASLAVALLAANAAKADITWVLQPSSALTISGQLGLSVNNTITELYNMAPETDNSVALFPGFTNSLSTFSAGTLTSIGNNFLSSLNFGDEPDNSQITLATAQTVVQNSGNLLPNPVNPTTPPNYGSPAAQNLGAALVPVPGYPQDTNDGGRVSVYNGWGTISSGTGPQVGGTGPHTAVPSPVDSTGHFNAANMAITGQFDLQPSVNFSFIKLAVPVVTASGTVSAPAGTNVDGFISRANGGDYVLHVPLPAFDSSGTTGAFYYNINLNYNLVATANIAHGDANFDGIVNSQDLAAVSSNWLVSNASGMASGDVNGDGIVNSQDLALISSNWLGGTPALPAGVLAPIPGGGTPGTSGDPNTAQAVPEPGTWALLALGSLSLLWYRRRIRH
- the metF gene encoding methylenetetrahydrofolate reductase [NAD(P)H], translated to MRIADAYGPGKLGLSFELFPPKTPAGEQELFRHLVDLVAFEPAYITCTYGALGSTQSKTLEVVERVRREFGCPVASHLTCVGSTIPALRDYLREAAERGVSNIVALRGDPPKGETEFQPVAGGLRYANELVALVRGEFPAFGIAVAGYPETHQEAPSPEIDLQNLKRKVDAGADIVITQLFYDNEDFFRFRDRCAKIGIRVPIVPGVLPVTNLAQIRRITGMCGARLPEAFVADLEAHDGSPDDQFEVGVDFATAQVQALLDSGVPGIHFYVLNKSTATCRVLRAVTRPA
- a CDS encoding putative sugar nucleotidyl transferase gives rise to the protein MSILLFEDDQVTQLYPITIGRPAFAISCGSFRLIDRVLALGSQVQVRVRPHLRAVHAADYPAAEISRAVDKPLLLVNARLVPSTGALQQLKALSEAGRPCRVDCGAYLAAAVLPGGTPLPPADAPHGDFLTLVQRAELPLVEANLPLFDYPHDVVRHHLSSLPDSLAERLAEAQYREVADGVFLAEGAALGQHVVTDTRKGPIVLERNATVGPYCFLSGPAHLGPGARVIEHAAIKDGVSLGHTTKIGGEIEGSIIEPYTNKQHHGFLGHSYLGSWVNLGAGTCNSDLKNTYGQVNMEYWGHRVPTGMQFIGTIVGDYAKSAINTGIFTGKTIGACSMLYGFVTTNVPSFVNYARLFGQVTEAPVDVMVATQARMFARRNVSQRPCDIQLLYDMYELTRHERQLAGEPLSL
- a CDS encoding protein-L-isoaspartate(D-aspartate) O-methyltransferase, with the protein product MLATHTQISHADDSKAALAHMVQADVIGAGIKNPRVIEAMRATPRQEFVPPAQRAWAFDDMALPIGEGQSISPPFVVAYMTEQLDPQPTDRVLEIGTGSGYQAAVLSHLVRDVYTIEIQEPLGKRADAVLKQLGYQNVHRRVGDGYQGWPEAAPFDKIIVTCSPEKVPQPLVDQLREGGLLIVPVGERFQQNLYLFRKTSGKLEGQALEPTMFVPMTGAAERQRLVQPDGAHPTLVGGSFERQSPETRAPEGWYYLRHARLEADTSAPDGKQVITFTNDIPGRNARALQALAIDGRVASSLEISLWARGRDVHAGRTPEEQPCLAIVFFGEDRTPVGRGSIGNFSGTFAWRQVSDSVAVPRAARMAIIWIGLLGGTGELAFDAITLQSHDLPASLRTISKAAGEKK
- a CDS encoding FGGY-family carbohydrate kinase; translated protein: MSELVLGIDLGTGGARAMVVASNGRLVAKVAADRDAAVKSAFQGHEQIPHIWWLNVLSCLAQLTAELPRQGLALRDVRGLAVDGTSGTLVAVNALGEPVRHALMYNDPRATAEADALNELAGAWCRAAGYRIESSFAIAKALWMQRHEEAAFAETARLIHQSDYIVGQLTGNFAVTDYSNALKTGYDLARNAWPDWMARLPGVAERLPAVVAPGRILGTVSAKAAAVTGLPVGLAVVAGATDGVAAALAAGLRNVGDYNATLGTTLVFKGMSTRPTNDPSGLIYAHKLPGERWLPGAASNCGSAWIRAWFPGRPVEELDRAARAYLPSRLVAYPLVGRGERFPFRSATAERFCDPRPASDDEAFAAYLTGTALVERAAYEILDRVCGTSRGDVYSTGGGSKSDIWMQCRADITRRVMHRVSVPESAFGSAILAAAGTLFSSLDEATSAMAHSARTFEPAPQAAADSDDLYLRFRGQLQQRGYLAERGKDPGSA
- a CDS encoding PEP-CTERM sorting domain-containing protein, producing the protein MKFRSLFAVAIALAMVASAQAVQLTVISVATHATNSAIPVGEQAVTFGIQVNQSDLVGAGTNPVLLVQDLTFAGGATGPINGANGATNKIDAQTIQTGIVDTVVQNNGAAATQGDLSAVQQTALYADSWWYNSGTATLSGATDAAADAGTITDPAFQLGPLGAVGTSGFLWTANGSKGIQAGASAAAAVASLPPVNATNGQFMMYSGFYGPNGANTLDGATLASQFHNGVLTVPIAQIVTTGDITFPGDNANAGGGNPGNVGSGTFLGVIGNGVSNGPTGNGTYNLMGGNPGVDPTVGTGPNAGWHYSFAAQGIVPNNVPEPGTFVLAGMGALGLILAWKRRK